From the genome of Plectropomus leopardus isolate mb chromosome 4, YSFRI_Pleo_2.0, whole genome shotgun sequence:
CCATaataactgatgtttcacataaaGATAATGGCTATTGCTACggctattaaaaaaacacacacacacacacagtatgtttgtcattttggcatAAATAAGCATGTTGGTCGATGATCATATTATTTTTACCGATGATGTGCCGATTCTATCATGCATCCCTTGTAGCAATGATTGCAGCCCATTGTGAAACTCTAAGCAATCCGACTATTTTTACACTACAAGAGACATTTTTTAGGCTGTTTCGTTAATTAGAGTGTGTAGTAGACTGCATGTCAGTTTATGCAATACATACAGTCAAATTTCAAAGATAAAATGcttccttttcattttctgaccACTCTGACCATCTTTCAGGCCTCAGAGTGAAGTTCACTCCCTCTGCAGTGGTGACAGAGGACCAGAGAGTCACACTGACCTGCAGTACCAGCTGTCCTCTGACTGACGACACAAACTACATTTGGTTCTTCAACAGTCGACCTTTGACCCTGACAGAGAGCCGAAACAAACACCTGATTCTAGACCCAGTCAACAGTCTGCATGCAGGAAACTACTCCTGTGCTGTCAAAACCCAGAGAGACTTCACATCCCCTGAAGAGACTCTGACTGTCCAAGGTGCCTTTTAGTTTCAACTAAAATGTTTGGAGACATTAGAAGCTTTGTTTTTACTCCAACCTGTGACAAATGTcacatctgtctctcttcagCTTCAGGGAAGTCAATGGCGATAATTAATGCAGTGAGACTGACTGTTGTATTGCTGATCCCGattccttttcttctcttccacCTGTGGTTGAGGTAAAAGACTTGTTTGCAGATTTCTAGTTTTACTTTCTGTTATCAGCATATTCCTACTGTTTTTAACAATTGCAGTTTTAACTGTCTTACCAATATAATtcagttaaaaatgtttgtttccctgtcattttctgttttaattgcCCTGCAGACGCACTTACAGAGTGAGAACATCTCAGTCATGGTAATGAAATCCTGCAGCACAAAGAGAACCTGCAGATGACGAGGGGACACGGTCTACTATGTGATTAAGCATGTAAACAGGATGCTTCACAACATGTGCAACAACTGCCTGTCTTTATCTTTTGTATGATAATCTAAACGgtgcaaagacacattttaagtcAGGCAACTCAATATGCAGCATGTatgttttgttgtagttttgaggtattgaattttgattttggtAGTAAATAATGGGTTTAATTTGTTAAGTGACCAGAAACATGAGTCCAAAAGAACTGTAATAACAATATGTGTCAGATGGATTTGACATTAAGTCAGGACTTCGACTTATTCAGCCATTTGTGCAATACAAATTAATGCAGCTTGATTTTTTCATTGTAAGGTTTGTTGTTTAGTTCTCAtttgttttacagcttttttaaatattagctGGGCAGTTTATGTAATTAAGATGCATTTTGCTAATAAGTTAATATGATGCAGCTTAAACTGATGTCCATATACAGCAATGGGGGAGGGGGGTGCAAAGAAAATCTAGTGTTTGAGAGTATATAACTCACTTTGATGATTTACAGTACATCAcaaactttgttgttgttttgctgttataAGTTAAAGGTTGACTTTGTAGGGTTTAGAGGGAAACTGAATACAATACTTGTATAATAAGTATGTATTCTTTTGTGTAGAATCTGCTGAAAATAATGATCACTATGTTTCCTTTTCGCTTAGAATGAGCTATTTATCTCTACATGGAGAGCAGGTCCTCACTTACGGAGATCGGTATGTtacaccgccatgtttctatggtagcccaaaacagacaaaccaaatactggcACCATTGTCCATAGTCAGTGTTTTCACCGGTTTAGCTCACctagtctgtttgttttcaagAGAAAGAGAACTCTGATTATAATTTCagctcctggttaaaacctcctgaacatcttgATCTGAAAtgctggagaaacactgatttgaataaaactgttttattcagagtttttaatgtttgtgtttgttttggggaggaagagacctctgtggataattacGTAAGTTCCTGGTAAAAACAACTCAATGAAAACTGAATgaattctaaccgggagaagtttcagctggttgtaatctgtaATCCTGACC
Proteins encoded in this window:
- the LOC121941467 gene encoding carcinoembryonic antigen-related cell adhesion molecule 21-like → MNGSRTLTVKNLRRSDSAEYILTFKEKYIKWKLSDFSGVTLVVTGLRVKFTPSAVVTEDQRVTLTCSTSCPLTDDTNYIWFFNSRPLTLTESRNKHLILDPVNSLHAGNYSCAVKTQRDFTSPEETLTVQASGKSMAIINAVRLTVVLLIPIPFLLFHLWLRRTYRVRTSQSW